In the genome of Sulfolobales archaeon, one region contains:
- a CDS encoding ERCC4 domain-containing protein codes for MPKIIVDERERMSGIPQILSRLGDYIVYKMLDVGDYVVADTIAVERKNIHDLVRSIFDGRLFDQVRRLLEVYERAIILVQGSPSEIRLYTDRWQSVYGSLARLVGEDGVSIVYSSDDEEAAYFIHTLAQKSQSSLYRYPVAHKKPKLESIEEWQLYIVQSLPYIGPKLARRLLRKFGSVLAVFSASPSELSRVEGISEWKAQEIVRILRSPYREEKNT; via the coding sequence ATGCCAAAGATAATTGTTGATGAGAGGGAAAGGATGTCAGGGATACCCCAGATACTGAGTAGATTAGGAGATTATATTGTATATAAGATGCTAGATGTTGGAGACTATGTGGTAGCAGATACAATCGCTGTGGAGAGGAAAAACATCCACGATCTTGTTAGGAGCATATTTGATGGTCGTCTATTCGATCAGGTGAGAAGGCTTTTAGAGGTTTATGAGAGAGCCATTATATTAGTTCAGGGCTCGCCCTCCGAGATCAGACTCTATACTGATAGATGGCAATCGGTGTATGGATCATTGGCGAGGCTTGTAGGAGAAGATGGTGTTAGCATTGTATATTCCTCAGATGATGAGGAAGCCGCCTATTTTATACACACACTAGCCCAGAAGAGCCAGAGTAGCCTTTATAGATATCCTGTAGCACATAAAAAGCCGAAGCTAGAGAGTATTGAGGAGTGGCAGTTATATATAGTTCAGAGCTTGCCATATATAGGCCCAAAGCTAGCTAGAAGGCTGCTTAGAAAATTCGGGAGCGTTTTGGCTGTTTTCAGCGCAAGTCCCTCAGAACTAAGCAGGGTCGAGGGTATCTCTGAGTGGAAGGCTCAGGAAATTGTTAGGATTCTTAGAAGCCCATATAGGGAGGAGAAGAATACCTAG